The genome window TGGGCGGAATGATGGGCACTTCGCCCACACCGCGCACACCGTAGGGATGATTGGGATTGGCTACTTCGACGATCACCGTGTCGATCATCGGCAGGTCCGAGGCGACGGGAATACGATAGTCGAGGAAACCTGCGTTATCGAGCCGGCCATCCTTGTTATAAATATATTCCTCGTTCAGCGCCCAGCCGATGCCCTGCGCCGCGCCGCCTTGAATCTGGCCTTCCACATAGGCCTTGTGGATCGCCTTGCCGCAATCCTGCACGGCCGTATAGCGCAGCACCTTGACGGCGCCGGTCTCACGGTCCACCTCAACATCGCAAATATGGGTGCCGAAACCGGGCCCCGCACCCTCAGCATTAAGCGCCACATTGGCGGAAATCGGGCCGCCTGTCTTACCGGCCTGCGCAGCGATCTCACCCAACGACAGCGGCTCGAACTCACCCGCATTGGCGCCGGCGGGTTTGGCATGGCCGTCTTCCCAGACGACCGCGTCAACGCTGATATCCCAGATCTTGGCGGCGCGTTCACGCAAAGTCGCAGTGACCTGTTTGGAAGCTTCGATCACTGCCATGCCGGTGGCGAAAGTGACACGGCTGCCGCCGGTGAGGAATGTGTAACCGATAGAAGCCGTATCGGCGACGATAGCCCGCACATCGGCCACGTCGATGCCGAGAGTTTCCGCCGCCATGATGGCCATCGAGGCACGCGAGCCGCCAATATCGGGGCTGCCCGTGGCGAGCACTATTGTTCCGTCTTCGGCGACATTGAGGGTGGCGCAACTCTCGCCACCAATGTTGAACCAGAAGCCCGACGCGACGCCCCTGCCCTGATTCGGGCCGAGTGGCGCTGAATAGTGCGGGTGAGCCTTGGCCGCCGCTAAAGTATCAACAAAGCCGATGACGCCGAACTTCGGGCCATAGGCCGCGTTGGTGCCCTCTCTGGCGGCATTTTTCTCGCGCAGTTCCAGCGGATCAATGCCGAGTTTCTTAGAAATCTCGTCCAGCACGGACTCTACCGCATGTTCGGATATCGGCGCGCCGGGAGCACGGTAGGCGGCCACTTTGGGCCGGTTTGTCACGACGTCATAGCCCTTCACTTTAACATTCTCGATGTCATACGGCGCAAACGCACACATGCAACCGGGCTGAATGGGCGAGCCGGCGAAGGCGCCGGCCTGATATTTGAGGATCGCCTGGCCGGCAACTATCTTGCCGTCTTTGGTCACGCCGACCTTGACCCAGGTCGCCGCGCCCGAAGTGGGGCCGGATGCGCGGAACACATCCTCGCGAGTCATCACGGCGCGGACTGGACGGCCCGCCTTGCGGGACAGCAGCAGCGCTACGGGTTCCAAATAGACCGTCGTCTTGCCGCCAAACCCACCGCCGATTTCAGATGCGGTAACGCGCAGATCTGAAATGTCCATGCCGAGCAATTTGGCGCAATAGGCACGCACTGAGAAATGGCCCTGGGTGCAGCACCAAAGTTCGGCCTGGCCGTCTTCAGCGAAACTGGCAACAGCCGCGTGCGGCTCGAGATATCCCTGGTGCACCGGCGCCGTCTTGAAGCTGCGCTCAACGATGAGATCGGCTTTGGCAAAGCCCGCCTCCACGTCGCCGACGGCGATATCGATCTCTTTGAAAACATTGGAAGGCTTGTCCGGCGTCGGCGTCACACCTTGCGTGAACATGTCGTCATGCAAGATCGGTGCGTCCGGCGCCATCGCCTCTTCCACATCAATGACGTGAGGCAGCACCTCATAATCAACCACGATCAGTTCTAGCGCGGCGTCGGCAATGGCGGCGCTTGTTGCGGCCACTGCCGCGACGGCATGACCGTCATAGAGCACTTTGCTGCCCGCCATGATGTTGTTCGAAAGATCGCGATAATTCAGCTGCAGCTCTCCCGCAGGCACCCAGTCTGAGGACATGGGATCGATATCGGCGGCGGTCATCACCGCTTTGACGCCGGGCAGTGCTTCGGCTTTAGATGTATCGATGGACTTGATGTTCGCGTGCGCGTGCGGGCTGCGCAAAACCTTAGCAACCAGCATACCCGGGAGCATGAGATCGGCGCCGAACTTGGCGCGTCCGGTTACCTTGTCGGCACCGTCAGGACGGATCGGGCTTTTGCCGACCCATTTCAGTTCCGTTTTCAGTTCCGTGGTTACGCTTGTCATGCTTGATTTCCTCTCATATCGGCGGCGCATTCGAGCACAGCGCGAATAATTTTATCATACCCGGTGCACCGGCAAAGATTTCCGGCCAGCCAATAACGCACTTCGGTTTCGCTGGGATCGGGGTTTCTTTCCAATAGCGATTTGGCGGCAATCAAAAAGCCCGGCGTGCAAATGCCGCATTGCAGTGCCGCGCCTTCAAGAAACTTCTGCTGCAGCGGATGGAAGTTGTCACCGTCGGCCATGCCTTCGATGGTCTCGATTTCATGGCCCTCGGCTTCAGCGCCGAGTGCCAAACAAGAACAAACCAGCCGGCCGTCAAGGGTGACACTACAGGCGCCGCAATCGCCCGTGCCACAGCCTTCTTTGCTACCGGTGAGGCGCAATTCATCGCGCAGCACGTCGAGAAGAGTTTGCTGGGGCTCGCACAAGAACTCGGTGGGCTCGCCGTTAATCGTGGTTGTGACATGTATTTTAGCCATTGCTCAGCCCTCTGCGCGCTGTTGCGCAATTTTGGCGGCGCGGCGTGCTAATACCCCGGCCACCTTGGTGCGATATACGATAGTGCCGCGCTTATCATCGATAGGGCGGCATGCGGCCTGTGCTGCGGCATCGAGCTTTGCCATCGCAGCATCGTCGAGAGTGCTGCCGATCAGTGCCGCGGCGGCGTCCTCGACGACAAGCTGAGTCGCCGCGACAGCGCCGAGCGCAACGCGCGCCGCCGTACAGACACCGGCACCGTCGAGCGTCAAGCTCACTCCGACGCCGACCACGGCGATATCCATCTCCGTGCGCGGAATGAAGCGCAAATAGGCATCGCCCGAACGCGCCGGCCGCGCCGGAAATAAGAAATCAACGATCATTTCACCGGTTTTGAGAGAGGTAACGCCGGGGCCGATGACGATATCTTCGACCCGTGCCTCACGCCGCCCATCGGGTCCGGCGATCGTGCACACGGCTTCAGCCGCGATCATCGCGGGAACGGCATCGGCTGCGGGCGATCCGTTGCATAAATTGCCGCCCATCGACGCGCGCCCTTGAATCTGGGTGGAGCCGATCAATTCAAGCGCCTCGACCACACCGGGCCACGCGCTTTTCATGCCTTCATGCTCGCCCACTACAGCGCCCGAAACCGCGGCACCAACTCGAATACCGCCACTTTCTTCTTTTATGACAGTAGTTTCGGAAATGTTCTTCACATCAATTATCAGTGCCGGCTTGATCATTCCCATGCGCAATTGCACGAGCAGATCGGTGCCGCCCGCCAGCAATTTGGCGTTGCCGCCAGCCGCGGCCAGAAGCTTCACTGCCTCATCCACCGAGCCGGGAGATTCATATGTCAGGGCGTTCATTTCGATCCTTTAATTTGTGCTAATCCTTGGTCGCAAAGCTGAACGGAAACGTCCAGCTAAAATTGCTTAAACGCGCATGGGTAATGACTCTAGGTAGTGCGCGCGGCGGTCAACATACGCTGAATAACCCCTTCGCCTCAAGCGCGGAACGCGCACATTTTTGTCAGGGCGCGGAAGCTTCCAAAACAGCGTCGGAAACGAACGGGTTGCTCTGGCGTTCGGCGGCAAAATTGGACATCTGGCCATGACCGGGCACGAAGGCAGTATCGCCGCCAAGCGGCCACAATCGCGTCGTGATCGAGTGGATCAGCGCCGCGTGATTGCCGCGCGGAAAATCCGTTCGTCCGATGGAGCCCTGGAACAGCACGTCGCCGACAATGGCGAGCTTGGCTTCCGCATGATGAAAGACAACATGGCCCGGGGTGTGGCCCGGGCAATGCAGCACAGCGAGCGTTACTTTGCCGAAAGAAACACTATCGCCTTGATCGAGCCAGCGTGTCGGTTGAAACGGACGGGCGCCCGCAACACCCCATTGTTCGCCCTGCTCTGTCATCATGTCGATCCAAAATGAATCGTCCGGATGCGGTCCCTCGATCGGCACGTCCAACTGCGCGGCCAATTCCGCAGCGTTGCCGGAATGGTCAATATGACCATGGGTGACGAGGATTTTTTCGATCTCGACATGACGTTCAGCGGCCGCAGCCAGGATCCGGTCAAGATCGCCGCCGGGATCAACTACCGCGCCCTTCATCGTCTCGGAGCACCAGAGGACCGAACAGTTCTGCTGAAACGGCGTCACGGGAACGATGACGGCCTGGATGGCGGGCGTGGCG of Pseudomonadota bacterium contains these proteins:
- a CDS encoding MBL fold metallo-hydrolase — protein: MSATPAIQAVIVPVTPFQQNCSVLWCSETMKGAVVDPGGDLDRILAAAAERHVEIEKILVTHGHIDHSGNAAELAAQLDVPIEGPHPDDSFWIDMMTEQGEQWGVAGARPFQPTRWLDQGDSVSFGKVTLAVLHCPGHTPGHVVFHHAEAKLAIVGDVLFQGSIGRTDFPRGNHAALIHSITTRLWPLGGDTAFVPGHGQMSNFAAERQSNPFVSDAVLEASAP
- a CDS encoding xanthine dehydrogenase family protein subunit M, which codes for MTYESPGSVDEAVKLLAAAGGNAKLLAGGTDLLVQLRMGMIKPALIIDVKNISETTVIKEESGGIRVGAAVSGAVVGEHEGMKSAWPGVVEALELIGSTQIQGRASMGGNLCNGSPAADAVPAMIAAEAVCTIAGPDGRREARVEDIVIGPGVTSLKTGEMIVDFLFPARPARSGDAYLRFIPRTEMDIAVVGVGVSLTLDGAGVCTAARVALGAVAATQLVVEDAAAALIGSTLDDAAMAKLDAAAQAACRPIDDKRGTIVYRTKVAGVLARRAAKIAQQRAEG
- a CDS encoding (2Fe-2S)-binding protein, yielding MAKIHVTTTINGEPTEFLCEPQQTLLDVLRDELRLTGSKEGCGTGDCGACSVTLDGRLVCSCLALGAEAEGHEIETIEGMADGDNFHPLQQKFLEGAALQCGICTPGFLIAAKSLLERNPDPSETEVRYWLAGNLCRCTGYDKIIRAVLECAADMRGNQA
- a CDS encoding xanthine dehydrogenase family protein molybdopterin-binding subunit, with translation MTSVTTELKTELKWVGKSPIRPDGADKVTGRAKFGADLMLPGMLVAKVLRSPHAHANIKSIDTSKAEALPGVKAVMTAADIDPMSSDWVPAGELQLNYRDLSNNIMAGSKVLYDGHAVAAVAATSAAIADAALELIVVDYEVLPHVIDVEEAMAPDAPILHDDMFTQGVTPTPDKPSNVFKEIDIAVGDVEAGFAKADLIVERSFKTAPVHQGYLEPHAAVASFAEDGQAELWCCTQGHFSVRAYCAKLLGMDISDLRVTASEIGGGFGGKTTVYLEPVALLLSRKAGRPVRAVMTREDVFRASGPTSGAATWVKVGVTKDGKIVAGQAILKYQAGAFAGSPIQPGCMCAFAPYDIENVKVKGYDVVTNRPKVAAYRAPGAPISEHAVESVLDEISKKLGIDPLELREKNAAREGTNAAYGPKFGVIGFVDTLAAAKAHPHYSAPLGPNQGRGVASGFWFNIGGESCATLNVAEDGTIVLATGSPDIGGSRASMAIMAAETLGIDVADVRAIVADTASIGYTFLTGGSRVTFATGMAVIEASKQVTATLRERAAKIWDISVDAVVWEDGHAKPAGANAGEFEPLSLGEIAAQAGKTGGPISANVALNAEGAGPGFGTHICDVEVDRETGAVKVLRYTAVQDCGKAIHKAYVEGQIQGGAAQGIGWALNEEYIYNKDGRLDNAGFLDYRIPVASDLPMIDTVIVEVANPNHPYGVRGVGEVPIIPPMAAVANAIDSAIGVRMTVLPMSPPKILAALDNGS